In one window of Malassezia japonica chromosome 9, complete sequence DNA:
- the RRN3 gene encoding DNA independent RNA polymerase I transcription factor (EggNog:ENOG503NZ4B; COG:K; BUSCO:EOG09261660; TransMembrane:1 (o464-481i)), producing the protein MYVTFVKNAMVQKSKGELGPYHELLAQFHSGPSASTSASSTSQLRSWLGALSHVAPSLDRSCAELVDAVVEFPWLAMPDEVAEAWVRFVCALVSARSEWVSKVATLIFRNFGLNPEWYRDAEALALAADAARPTRRQLYDRLHGLLQNLLRLIPTLPSTLQPRLVQHFPHKRDRTLSQVLYIRNLLRVTEYCEALTEPIWSAVIDHALQVDVEIQVELDDLEEQGVEPANVTTLASVLDRGVEDIDGESAPSSPVEKDEDLEALEDLDEEDGYEASDSLLPSHPTEHEPQWNEIAVLAGKLDAIMKAIFDFLAHYVGHGSSLRGGAPTQPVDVRRYQLYQTLLGIFTRSVLTTFKSRHVQFLLFWYSSLDSEFADMFLGTLLSKSLYAPGAHADAPFAPTSDSAAFLRIAAASYVASYVARAKYIDGSTTRMVLLNLCTYLDACLESFAQLGSSAPPPGSREHAMFYAVAQAVFYLFCFRWRDLRQGGSTLESTSHEDASLASTYPTACSLELSPQLLPTLNGTSYSSASSSTSGPLGTSLASEAGWAPGLAVVQRAITSPLNPLRYCNGNVVQQFAYVAQHTGFLYCYSVLDANARRAQSEAPQPAASAPGTPQRKGSRDARESTPLAVPKTSEAPAPVPAKALDVFFPFDPYRLRDSGPMVHRLYREWSDVAPEDDDDEDEDEDHPDDLDLDHHDEDEDDELGGLPSVRRTKLSAMMPRRPRATLSSMDPSSITPESVAQSLEAMSISPYTG; encoded by the exons ATGTATGTCACCTTTGTCAAGAATGCAATGGTCCAAAAATCCAAG GGCGAACTCGGGCCCTATCATGAGCTCCTTGCACAATTCCACTCGGGGCCGTccgcgagcacctcggcatcCTCGACGTCGCAGCTGCGCTCGTGGCTCGGCGCACTGTCGCACGTCGCCCCGTCGCTCGACCGCTCCTGCGCAGAGCTCGTGGACGCCGTCGTCGAGTTTCCCTGGCTCGCGATGCCGGACGAAGTCGCAGAGGCGTGGGTACGCTTCGTGTGCGCGCTCGtcagcgcgcgcagcgagtgGGTGAGCAAGGTCGCGACTCTCATCTTTCGCAACTTTGGGCTGAATCCAGAGTGGTACCGCGACGCAGAAGCGCTCGCACTCGCcgcagacgctgcgcggccgacgcgccgccagctGTACGACCGCCTCCACGGCCTGCTGCAGAatctgctgcgcctgaTCCCGACGCTCCCGTCGACGCTCCAGCCGAGGCTCGTCCAGCACTTTCCGCACAAGCGCGACCGCACCCTCAGCCAGGTGCTCTATATCCGAAACCTGTTGCGCGTCACCGAGTACTGCGAAGCACTCACCGAGCCGATCTGGAGCGCGGTCATCGACCATGCTCtgcaggtcgacgtcgagaTCCAGGtggagctcgacgacctggAAGAGCAGGGCGTCGAGCCGGCGAATgtcacgacgctcgcctcggtgctcgaccgcggcgtcgaggacaTCGACGGCGAGTCCGCCCCGTCGTCACCCGTCGAAaaggacgaggacctcgaggcgctagaagacctcgacgaggaagacGGCTACGAGGCGTCCGACTCGCTCCTGCCTTCGCATCCCACGGAGCACGAGCCGCAGTGGAACGAGATTGCGGTGCTCGCAGgcaagctcgacgcgatCATGAAGGCCATCTTTGACTTTCTCGCGCACTACGTTGGCCACGGCAGCTCGCtacgcggcggcgcccccACCCAGCCGgtggacgtgcgccgctacCAGCTGTACCAGacgctgctcggcatcTTCACGCGCTCAGTCTTGACGACGTTCAAGTCGCGCCACGTCCAGTTTCTCCTGTTCTGGTATTCGTCACTGGACAGCGAGTTTGCCGACATGttcctcggcacgctgctcaGCAAGAGCTTGTATGCCCCGGGCGCCCACGCCGACGCCCCGTttgcgccgacgagcgacTCGGCAGCGTTTCTGCGCATCGCGGCCGCAAGCTATGTAGCGAGCTacgtcgcacgcgccaAGTACATTGACGGCTCGACGACACGCATGGTGCTGCTCAATCTCTGCACCTATCTCGACGCGTGCCTCGAGTcctttgcgcagctcggctcctcggcgccgccgccgggctcgcgcgagcacgCAATGTTCTACGCCGTGGCCCAGGCCGTGTTCTACCTCTTCTGCTTCCGGTGGCGCGACCTCCGCCAGGGCggctcgacgctcgagaGCACCTCGCACgaggacgcgtcgctcgcgtcgaCCTACccgaccgcctgctcgctcgagctctCGCCACAGCTCCTGCCGACGCTCAACGGCACGTCCTACTCGTCCGcttcgtcgagcacctcgggaccgctcggcacgagcctcgcgagcgaggcggggTGGGCGCCGGGCCTCGcggtcgtgcagcgcgccatcACCTCTCCTTTGAATCCGCTGCGCTACTGCAACGGCAACGTCGTACAGCAGTTTGCGTatgtcgcgcagcacacTGGCTTCCTCTACTGCTActcggtgctcgacgcgaacgcgcgccgtgcccagagcgaggcgccgcagcccgcggcgtcggcgccgggtacgccgcagcgcaaaggatcgcgcgacgcgcgcgaatcgacgccgctcgcggtgcccaagacgagcgaggcgccggcgccggtgcctgCAAAAGCCCTCGATGTCTTCTTTCCTTTCGACCCCTATCGGCTGCGGGACTCGGGGCCAATGGTCCACCGCCTGTACCGCGAATGGTCGGATGTTGCGCCGGAagacgatgacgacgaggacgaggacgaggaccaTCCAGacgacctcgacctcgaccaccacgacgaagacgaagacgacgaACTCGGCGGACTTCCGTCAGTACGCCGCACCAAGCTGAGCGCAATGATGCCacgccggcctcgcgccACGCTCTCGTCCATGGACCCGAGCAGCATCACGCCCGAATCTGTGGCACAGAGTTTGGAGGCCATGAGCATCAGTCCCTATACAGGCTAA
- a CDS encoding uncharacterized protein (EggNog:ENOG503NUVX; COG:U) produces the protein MSNSQTTGMRGLTHYISELRATGARDAEEKCVNKEMAHIRLKFRSTPKLDGYQRKKYVAKIIFTYLQGYKVDVGFPEALALMASHKYSEKQIGYLALTLYVHQHADFSKQAIPMIRRDLADMNEVNTCLALHAVANIASLEMAEALAEEVLKLLVSPTSPSTVQKKAALTLVQIYRKYPEGVDIAEWSAHITRMIRHRHLGVSQSVTSLLRVLVKDRPAPYRSCYLPAVEQLYDIVVKEDYKEIYLYHDIPVPWLQVNLLRLLQLYPPPTEKGMLATLHGVLDLIMRARTTTSQVDVQQSNAYNAILFEAIRLALHLDTGSVVVARSAVLLGRFLTSRETNVRYLGLVAMSQFARSLTSLAPIQMHQNTIFAALHDRDISVRRRALELVYYMCDETNAHEIVAHLLEYLPRAEPSLRESLVMKISILSERFADDYTWYVDTVLSLVNLAGDHVSDAVWHRVVQVVTNNPKVQRYAVATLFRYLEQPTCHETLIKIGGYLLGEFGDLIADRPGSQPIDQLQMLQDRSHLCTISTRVLLLTTYFKWLNLYPSIRDPLLSILRMFQQCIDIEVQQRACEYVALAEVATPEMLGLVCEEMPPYVLPDTPLGKLMPRKRVQPIAISTGKGAARSSSIRQPHVEPLVSPTTPRSDTVTANTQLPATEVDLLDMRDFEFGSPVAQQGVPTVHAEDWSSFALPDDSDLPDAKREKESLLGLDAVSPLPTSFSLQTVHDKRTSSDTERAMSSPSLPSRRGSEQPMSLNSDHTEMLSQSSDSAVRPMMHQLNLGGPLHAAPEEPREIDVLVLPRTMLSPKGVLYRDSDVVVSFTRAPVLALHFKNVSPVGGVLHAVHIVPADGADAEHIHAELDTSPAPLPSGGHVERTVHVACASCFVACPSVRVTLMMRESRALVFPLPVTLAHFVHPVALAAADFFQRWKAVQVEHGLEAQRVFGIALTPHGELPHAAAVSVVRDAGLAVLDGVDPKPENIVGAGVWKSTGDGPVGCLLRYEPNRDVRLARLTIRTTNARVSQSLLALLADVLGG, from the exons ATGAGCAACTCTCAGACCACTGGCATGCGTGGTCTTACGCACTATATCTCGGAGCTTCGTGCGACGGGCGCTCGCGATGCAGAGGAAAAATGTGTCAATAAAGAAATGGCCCACATCCGCCTCAAGTTTCGGTCAACACCCAAGCTGGACGGCTACCAGCGCAAGAAATACGTGGCAAAGATTATATTCACCTATCTGCAAGGATACAAGGTGGATGTGGGCTTCCcggaagcgctcgcgctgatGGCCAGCCACAAGTATTCGGAAAAACAGATT GGCTATCTTGCGCTCACGCTCTATGTGCACCAGCACGCAGACTTTTCAAAACAGGCCATTCCCATGATCCGGCGCGATCTGGCCGACATGAACGAGGTGAATACGTGCCTCGCCCTCCATGCGGTGGCCAACATTGCAAGCCTGGAGATGGCCGAAGCGCTCGCAGAAGAAGTGCTGAAGCTTTTGGTGTCACC GACCTCGCCATCGACTGTACAGAAGAAGGCGGCCTTGACTCTAGTCCAGATCTATCGCAAATACCCCGAGGGCGTCGACATTGCAGAATGGAGCGCCCACATCACACGCATGATCCGGCACAGGCACTTGGGCGTCTCGCAGAGCGTCACAAGTTTGCTCCGCGTCCTGGTCAAGGACAGACCGGCGCCCTATCGCAGCTGCTACTTGCCagcggtcgagcagctgtACGACATCGTGGTCAAGGAAGACTACAAAGAGATCTACTTGTACCACGACATTCCTGTGCCTTGGCTGCAGGTGAATCTGCtccgcctgctgcagctctaTCCCCCACCCACGGAAAAGGGGATGCTCGCGACTTTGCACGGCGTTTTGGACCTGATTATGCGCGCGCGGACTACCACGTCCCAGGTTGACGTGCAGCAGAGCAATGCGTACAATGCCATTCTCTTTGAGGCAatccgcctcgcgctgcatcTTGACACTGGCTCGGTAGTTgtcgcgcgctcggccgtgcTCCTTGGCCGCTTTCTgacgtcgcgcgagacCAATGTGCGCTACTTGGGCCTAGTGGCCATGTCGCAGTTCGCGCGCAGCCTCACGTCGCTCGCACCGATCCAAATGCACCAGAATACCATCTTTGCAGCGCTGCACGACCGCGACATTagtgtgcgccgccgcgcgctcgagctcgtgtaCTACATGTGCGACGAGACGAATGCCCACGAGATTGTGGCGCATCTGCTCGAGTATCTGCCGCGTGCGGAGCCCTCGCTGCGCGAAAGCCTCGTGATGAAGATCTCGATCCTGTCAGAGCGCTTTGCCGACGACTATACCTGGTACGTCGACACGGTCTTGTCGCTGGTGAACCTCGCGGGCGACCACGTCAGCGATGCAGTGTGGCACCGTGTCGTGCAGGTTGTCACAAACAACCCAAAGGTGCAGCGTTACGCTGTCGCGACGCTATTCCGCTACTTGGAGCAGCCGACGTGCCACGAGACGCTGATCAAGATCGGCGGCTacctcctcggcgagtTTGGCGACCTGATTGCCGATCGCCCCGGCTCGCAGCCGATCGACCAGCTGCAGATGCTGCAGGACCGCTCGCACCTGTGCACGATCTCGACACGCGTCCTGCTTCTCACGACCTATTTCAAGTGGCTCAACCTGTACCCCTCGATCCGCGACCCGCTGCTGTCCATCCTGCGCATGTTCCAACAGTGCATTGATATCGAGGTGCAACAACGGGCGTGTGAGTacgtggcgctcgccgaggttgCCACGCCCGAGATGCTCGGGCTCGTGTGTGAGGAAATGCCGCCCTATGTGCTCCCCGATACGCCGCTCGGAAAGCTCAtgccgcgcaagcgcgtgcagcCCATTGCGATCTCGACCGGCaaaggcgctgcacgctcGTCCAGCATCCGGCAGCCCCACGTCGAGCCCCTCGTGTCGCCTACCACGCCGCGGTCCGATACAGTCACGGCCAATACCCAGCTGCCAGCGACCGAGGTCGACTTGTTGGATATGCGCGACTTTGAGTTCGGCAGCCCGGTGGCACAGCAAGGGGTCCCGACGGTGCATGCCGAAGACTGGAGCTCGTTTGCGCTCCCCGACGATTCCGACCTTCCCGATGCGAAACGCGAAAAAGAGAGCCTGCTGGGCCTCGATGCTGTGTCGCCGCTCCCCACCTCGTTTTCGCTGCAGACGGTGCACGATAAACGTACCTCGTCGGACACGGAGCGTGCAAtgagctcgccgtcgctcccctcgcgccgcgggtCCGAGCAGCCAATGTCGCTGAACTCGGACCACACCGAAATGCTCTCGCAGAGCTCCGacagcgcggtgcgcccgaTGATGCACCAGCTCAATTTGGGCGGGCCGCTGCATGCTGCACCCGAGGAGCCGCGCGAGATTGACGTGCTCGTTCTGCCACGCACGATGCTCAGCCCCAAAGGCGTGTTGTATCGCGACAGCGACGTGGTGGTCTCCTTTACACGTGCGCcggtccttgcgctgcatTTCAAGAATGTGAGCccggtcggcggcgtgctgcatGCGGTGCACATTGTccccgccgacggcgcggatGCCGAGCACATCCATGCCGAGCTGGacacgtcgcccgcgccgctcccCAGCGGAgggcacgtcgagcgcacggtccATGTGGCCTGTGCGTCGTGCTTCGTCGCGTGTCCGAGCGTGCGTGTGACGCTGATGATGCGCGAGAGTCGCGCGCTGGTCTTCCCACTGCCCgtgacgctcgcgcacttTGTGCACCCtgtggcgctcgccgcggccgactTTTTCCAGCGATGGAAGGCGGTGCaagtcgagcacggcctcgaggcgcagcgcgtgtTTGGCATTGCGCTCACCCCCcacggcgagctgccgcaTGCTGCGGCCGTGTCGGTGGTGCGCGATGCAGGCCTGGCCGTGCTTGATGGCGTCGATCCCAAGCCAGAAAACATTGTCGGTGCCGGGGTGTGGAAGAGCACCGGGGACGGCCCGGTGGGCTGCCTGCTGCGCTACGAGCCCAACCGCGATgtgcgcctggcgcgcctcACGATCCGTACGACCAatgcgcgcgtctcgcagtcgctgcttgcgctctTGGCTGACGTGCTTGGTGGATAG
- a CDS encoding uncharacterized protein (TransMembrane:9 (o60-81i93-113o125-145i166-184o196-219i268-289o309-330i388-409o415-438i); EggNog:ENOG503NU75; COG:O), with product MAADGGDEQIRGEAYIWGPEWSRSPVVMLGHLGSHYVWSILNSRAAPFLMRLGFSKSTTAIVLMGGPLSGLLVQPVIGILSDECPRKWGRRRPYMLGGAILCLAALVCLAIASNAARTTGNGVSWLAMLLGVLGIIGIDVSVNTLSAAHRALALDILRVDEQDLGNAWAARFGNLGSVLGYLVGELDLSSSLDLDHLSILALSAAVLLVLTHLTVFLLIDEQVLVRAHDHTPKSLGRAIRDMVRHLYRTGQSLPPPIWDLFKIQFFSWLAWFPILYFSSSWVADIYFAAHGTPPTSSGPMSEAARRKGSFALLCYSLTSFAASIALPWCLHGVMPGRSRHDYAPAATTVWSADDPPDEELHAPKPHEVRVARAPQWTRHFRKPTLAEAWFCSQVMFVVGLLFFTCPIYAHHSVPGAVALIGTLGLCWSMTLWAPYALLGILLNTTSTTAPESVALNPLAPAEAPEAEAASAPEPEPAGLLRAHAGAVMGLHNWIFMMPSLVWDESTVAAFDSTGLLFRVGSLCTLVAAMRTFHWLGAYDRRQTREDSVYLAKLAEQAERYEEMVENMKRVASSNQELTVEERNLLSVAYKNVIGARRASWRIVSSIEQKEESKGNESQVNMIKVYREKIESELAQICEDILKVLDTHLIPSAASGESKVFYHKMKGDYHRYLAEFATGDKRKDSADKSLESYKAASDVAVTELPPTHPIRLGLALNFSVFYYEILNSPDRACHLAKQAFDDAIAELDTLSEESYKDSTLIMQLLRDNLTLWTSDMQDTEKPAEGAAAAPQAEGAAPAAPAAEAKGEEAA from the exons ATGGCAGCGGACGGAGGAGACGAGCAGATCCGTGGCGAAGCGTATATATGGGGGCCAGAatggtcgcgctcgcctgTCGTGATGCTCGGGCACCTCGGCTCTCATTACGTATGGTCGATCCTCAActcacgcgccgcgccgtttCTCATGCGCCTCGGCTTTTCTAAGAGTACCACAGCGATCGTGCTGATGGGTGGGCCGCTGAGTGGACTACTAGTCCAGCCTGTCATTGGCATATTGTCGGACGAGTGCCCACGGAAATgggggcgccggcggccgtaTATGCTCGGTGGAGCGATCCTCTGTCTGGCAGCCCTTGTATGCCTGGCCATTGCAAGCAATGCCGCACGTACGACCGGAAACGGTGTCTCGTGGCTCGCCATGCTCCTGGGCGTCCTCGGAATCATCGGGATCGACGTGTCAGTCAATACCCTGTcggctgcgcaccgcgcgctggccTTGGACATTCTTCGTGTGGACGAACAGGATCTGGGGAATGCGTGGGCGGCACGCTTTGGAAACCTGGGATCGGTGCTTGGCTAcctggtcggcgagctggacTTGTCGTCGAGCCTAGACTTGGACCATCTGAGCATCCTGGCCCTCTCTGCGGCCGTCCTGCTCGTCCTGACGCACCTGACCGTGTTCCTTCTTATCGATGAGCAAGTGCTTGTACGTGCTCATGATCATACCCCCAAGAGTTTAGGGCGTGCGATACGCGACATGGTGCGGCACCTGTACCGTACGGGCCAATctctgccgccgcccattTGGGACCTGTTCAAGATCCAGTTCTTTTCGTGGCTGGCATGGTTCCCTATCCTCTACTTTAGCTCGTCCTGGGTGGCCGATATCTActttgcggcgcacggcacaCCGCCCACGTCGTCCGGCCCGatgagcgaggcggcgcgacgaaaGGGAAGCTTTGCCCTGTTGTGCTACTCGCTGACGTCGTTTGCCGCATCCATCGCGTTACCGTGGTGCCTGCACGGCGTGATGCCcggccgctcgcggcaCGACTATGCGCCCGCAGCCACGACGGTGTGGTCCGCCGACGACCCCCCCGACGAAGAGCTCCATGCACCCAAGCCCCAcgaggtccgcgtcgcgcgtgcgccgcaatgGACGCGGCACTTTCGGAAGCCGACGTTGGCCGAGGCATGGTTCTGTTCGCAGGTCATGTTTGTCGTCGGCCTCCTCTTCTTTACGTGCCCCATCTATGCGCACCATTCCGTGCCTggcgccgtggcgctcATTGGCACGCTGGGGCTGTGTTGGTCTATGACGCTCTGGGCGCCCTATGCGCTTCTTGGCATATTGCTGAATACGACATCAACCACCGCCCCTGAATCCGTGGCGCTGAACCCCCTCGCTCCTGCAGAGGCGCcagaggccgaggcggcgtcTGCGCCAGAGCCGGAGCCTGCGGGCCTCCTCCGCGCGCATGCTGGCGCGGTGATGGGCCTGCATAACTGGA TTTTCATGATGCCCTCCCTGGTCTGGGACGAGTCGACGGTGGCCGCCTTTGACAGCACGGGCCTCCTGTTCCGTGTTGGGAGTCTGTGCACGCTGGTGGCCGCCATGCGCACGTTTCACTGGCTGGGGGCCTACGACCGGCGGCAA ACCCGCGAAGATTCCGTGTACCTCGCCAAGCTTGCTGAGCAGGCTGAGCGCTACGAGGAGATGGTTGAGAATATGAAGCGTGTTGCTTCGTCCAACCAGGAGCTCACTGTTGAGGAGCGCAACCTTCTCTCGGTCGCTTACAAGAACGTGatcggtgcgcgacgtgcgtcgTGGCGCATCGTCTCCTCCATCGAGCAGAAGGAGGAGTCGAAGGGCAACGAGTCCCAGGTGAACATGATCAAGGTTTACCGCGAGAAGATCGAGTCGGAGCTGGCCCAGATCTGCGAGGACATCCTCAAGGTGCTCGACACCCACCTCATCCCCTCGGCTGCCTCGGGTGAGAGCAAGGTGTTCTACCACAAGATGAAGGGTGACTACCACCGCTACCTCGCCGAGTTCGCCACGGGCGACAAGCGCAAGGACTCGGCTGACAAGTCGCTCGAGTCGTACAAGGCCGCCTCGGACGTTGCCGTGACGGAGCTTCCCCCGACCCACCCCATCCGCCTGGGTCTTGCGCTCAACTTTTCCGTGTTCTACTACGAGATCCTTAACTCGCCCGACCGCGCGTGCCACCTGGCGAAGCAGGCCTTTGACGATGCGATCGCTGAGCTGGATACCCTGTCGGAGGAGAGCTACAAGGACTCGACCCTTATCATGCAGCTCCTGCGTGACAACCTCACTCTG TGGACGAGTGACATGCAGGACACCGAGAAGCCGGCCGAGGgtgccgctgctgctcctCAGGCCGAGggtgccgcgcctgcggcgccggccgccgaggcgaagGGCGAGGAGGCCGCTTAA
- a CDS encoding uncharacterized protein (EggNog:ENOG503P5AF; COG:A) produces the protein MPDFPVNPKPFLQQQIGKKVLIRLKWGLEYKGFLVSTDNYMNFQLANTEELQDGKSNGTLGEVFIRVPNTQQAS, from the exons ATGCCG GACTTTCCTGTGAATCCCAAGCCATTCCTGCAACAGCAGATCGGAAAGAAGGTGCTGATTCGGCTCAAGTGGGGCTTAGAGTACAAGGGCTTCCTGGTCAGCACGGACAACTACATGAACTTCCAGCTGGCGAATACCGAAGAGCTGCAGGACGGCAAATCGAACGGTACACTTGGCGAAGTGTTCATTCG GGTGCCGAATACCCAGCAGGCGAGCTAA
- the DCN1 gene encoding Scaffold-type E3 ligase (COG:S; EggNog:ENOG503P262), giving the protein MVTKVSKSATTQRFVAVTGASSADAQQFLRDHNYRLEAAVDAYFSKDQGAAPRLSPQQEKEATAALHALFDEYKDDAEPDTITAEGALTMFNEINVDVASVAVLPLSYYLDSPSLGHFTRAGYVEGWLRLGLGASLTGSPSKEKVLELQQGVVPALMHTFATDGAVIPPRSPIRATPSKKGLYTTVYEYTFMFARSEGQKNIGVDVAITFWDLLLPHAPSYDAAGTRTEPPSFTPAQFTLWKRFLTEEANVRIVSKDTWSQFLEFTQEIDPSFESHDFDAAWPSVIDEFVEWARKQLAHNA; this is encoded by the coding sequence ATGGTGACCAAAGTGTCGAAGAGTGCGACGACGCAGCGGTTCGTCGCGGTGacgggcgcgtcgtctGCGGATGCGCAGCAGTTCCTTCGTGATCATAACTatcgcctcgaggccgcggtCGATGCGTACTTTAGCAAGGaccaaggcgccgcgccacggctctcgccgcagcaggagaaggaggctacggccgcgctccacgcgctctttgacgagTACAAGGACGATGCGGAGCCTGATACCATCACTGCCGAAGGCGCGCTGACCATGTTTAACGAGATCAATGTCGATGTCGCAAGCGTTGCGGTGCTGCCGCTGTCCTACTACCTCGATTCGCCGTCGTTGGGGCACTTTACGCGCGCCGGCTACGTCGAGGGCTGGCtacgcctcggccttggcgcgAGTCTGACCGGGTCGCCGTCTAAAGAAAAGGTGCTTGAGCTGCAGCAAGGCGTGGTGCCTGCGCTGATGCATACCTTTGCGACGGACGGCGCTGTGATCCCCCCCCGCAGCCCGATTCGCGCAACACCGTCCAAGAAGGGGCTGTATACCACCGTGTACGAGTACACATTCATGTTTGCCCGCAGCGAAGGGCAGAAAAATATCGGCGTGGACGTTGCCATCACCTTTTGGGACCTTTTGCTGCCGCATGCGCCTTcgtacgacgcggcggGAACGCGCACAGAGCCCCCGTCCTTCACCCCTGCTCAGTTCACTCTATGGAAGCGTTTCCTCACAGAAGAGGCCAACGTGCGCATCGTCTCCAAGGATACTTGGTCGCAGTTCCTCGAGTTCACGCAAGAAATCGATCCGAGCTTTGAGAGCCACGACTTTGACGCCGCGTGGCCGTCGGTCATTGACGAGTTTGTCGAGTGGGCTCGCAAGCAACTCGCTCATAATGCATAG